From Malus sylvestris chromosome 1, drMalSylv7.2, whole genome shotgun sequence:
AAGATCaagatgtgttccttcctcggtcgcagtcgcaagatcgagaagtcagccacgcgctcaacgcaacatcaacacattttactcctcggccgagcttggccaataagttggcacgccccacatCAACCAAATGACgcagttagctcattagttactcggtctgcgtgccacgtaggcttggtagtttttaggatcaacgGAGTAATAACGAAACTAAAGGATCATTTGGAAGTgcatttaaaataattgaaagcatgtgtaaatgtttttggattccaaaagcacttaaattGCTACTTTCAAGAAGCACCAACCGgaatttacttgtatttttactcaaaattgatttcaaaaataccctcatcaaaagcgtttttaattatttcaaaaacacttccaaacaatCCTGAAACAAAACATCAATGCATTACACGTGTTTTACTTTTGGATTTTATAAACACCAAATTATTGTATATCCCCAACAAAGCCAAAATAATGAGGGAGCTATTAACAATGATCCAAATGGGGATTCATAAAgtgaaaccctaatttaaaaTACATTCCAATAAACCACTGTTAGATGCATCCCTGCCGCTAGACTTCTCAGATACAGAGGCTGATGATATCTATCGTATTTGGGTTTACCTGTTTACATCTGTGTCGTGTTTGTTTTAGCTTACAGATTGATGAACACGTACAATAACGTAAAAATAACAATACTATAATAAAATAGCTCATACTATACATCATGATGTCAACTTCTTCCGTAATTCAAAGTGAAAAGAACCACATGATAGGTTTTAATCTAAATCATCCAACTATCCAAGACAACCATGAatctaagggctggtttggtattgttgtgctttgaaaaaaaactgcttctgctgtgctgtaaGAATAAACGATTGTAAAATAAAGCtgtaaagtgtttggtaaacttttttgtaaaaatgcttttgaaaaaaaaaacagtattatagtgtttggtaaacttttatgtaaaatagatgtgaaaaaaaaaatcggtttttcaaagctgggttttgcagcttcttgtttttggcttttttcacccaaaactgtgaaaaaaagctcccaagcttttttcaaaatcacctcagtaccaaaccatgCCTAAGTCTGATTTTTTAACCCCGCCCATTTTGAACAGCTCGTTAATATTAGAGAAGGGTACAAAATTTTCTACTGAGAAAGATATGTACAAGAAACGCCATCACGCGATCAAGACCGAAACATCTAAAAAACAGTACCGAAACAGTTAAGTGAGATTAACTAAGCCTGATTCAATAGCAGCCTACCTCTGCATTCAGGAAGAACAACCGCTATTCGCTGAATGGATGCCGCGCTTCCTGGACTACTCACGTTGAAGACTTCTCTCCGAAAACCCACATTTGAAGGGACAGTAAGCTTGGAGCAGTAGGCCAGTGCATAGTGATTTGTTGAAGGGTTAAAGAAAAACTGTCTTGTCACGGTACAGATGACTTGGAGGCATCCGGTGATTCCTTGGTGTTCTTCACGAGAAGATCATAATTGATTGAAGCAAGCTGCGATAAGTTCTGAGAACACAAATAACACATTAATAATGCTAATGATAACATACTGCAGAATAACACAGTGAATCCAGAAAGAGCTTTGTAGAAAAAAcaccaccatcaatcattttcatCCCGCATCGGAAGAAGAAAGAACAGCTTAGGTTTTTAGGCCTTACCTTGAATGAAAAATTACTGAAAGAGTACTGCACGTCAAGGTTTGGCGCACTGAAGTCCGCCAAACTACCACATTCATCCCCCTGAATCACAGACGTATAATAGTCAGGTAGCTAAGATAATAATCCCACTGGAATGAACCAGGGTCAAATTTGGATCAGATGGGTGATTGTGCCACTAAACATTTATGAATCAAGGTCAAATTGTTAGCGGCTTTCGGGTAGACTTCAGATCTTTGGTACATCCATATAATTCTATATCAACTTAGATGCAGTAAGAGTTATGGCTGATCCTAACAGCTCTATGTgcataaagaaaaaaaggagtATGCATACATCTTCGTCTTGTATGTTGCTACATGAACCGCTGCTGCATGTTTCAGTCATGTCATCAAAGTCACTGGCGCCATTAACATGATCATCTTCTGGATTCCATATGTACCGGCTCATGAAATAACTTGTATCGTGTGCATCGGTTGATGGTATGAACATAGCCTGCAGCCAATGACGGTACCCTCTTGTCTATCACATATACATGTCAAAAATCATTGAAAAACTTAAACAAGTTTAACTTGAATTGACCTTCTGCCTCGCAAGGGTATCCCAGTTAATATCCTTGAAAAAAGGATGTTGTTTCACCTGCCAGAGGTCCCAACACTTAATTTTATCATCACTGTAACTTGCAAATGAACTGTAGTCAAAGGTAGTCAGCAAATTACCTCCCTAGTACCTGTTGCTCCAAGTCTTTGAACTGGGTTGTCGGTCAGCAGTCTGACAAGGAGTGCGGAAGAAATATAAGATAAAGACTTCTCTTGAAATATAAAGGCATATTAACAAGCCCGGCATaagaaagaattcaaaacaGCATTGTAACTAACACATCCAGAAAACGCAAACATTCTTACTTGTCAATCAAACCGTACGCTTCAGGGCTCATCTCCTCGGGTACCTTAGGCCAGGGGATATCTCTGTTTATTATATTGTTGAAAATTTGCTGCAATAAGTAGGATCTATAAGTTACAACATCAAACTGCTCACTCGTGACTATCATATGATATTTGAAATGATACCATTCACGGAAAAGGATCAAACAATCCATTCAGATGTTAAGGAAACTAAATCGCATAGAAGAAAAATTGCACCTTATCTCGGTTCCATGAAACAGTTGGACCAATGCTAAACATAATTACCCTATCGCAGAGAATATTCAAAGAAACGTACAACCAGAATAGAGACAAATTCAATACAATGTCATGCAGAGTTGAACTTAATCCTTTCTGAACAATAATTAAATTCATGATCAACCCAAAAGAACAACCCAAAAAACTTCAGGAACAAACTCTTATTAGAAAATACTTTATATATGGATGATTGAGATGCACTGAAATATTCCCCACCATTGTACATCTTAGTTGTCCATATAAGTTTTAACTACTTAGAAACAGAACCTTGTTTAAGAACCCTAGGAGAGAAGACGTGTAACATATCACATACGCATGTATGCACGTCTGTCTGTATGTATACATTCTTGGACATGAACACCTCATTTTCACAATGACAAGTGCTTCAGATGGAGTACATAAAATATTGGGGACAATTGAGATATGATGACAGAAAATGACTGCATTCAGTAAAGatggaagaaaaaaatcagtctTCTATTCCATGCAATAGTCCACAACCAAGATAACTTTACACCCGCCGTAATTAGACTGCATACCTGTGGATGTTCTGCATTGAATGGTGGAATACCGACAAGCACCTCAAAAAGAATAACCCCCACAGACCACCAGTCAGCAGTTGCACTATGCCCCATGCCAAGAAGTATTTCAGGTGCCAAATAATCAGGGGTCCCAACGATTGAATGTTTTTGGCGCTGTGCCCTTTCTGATGAAGACTCAGATTTTAGTTCATCATCTGGGACAAAACCGGTACCACTAACTGATGGACCTGATAAGTCGTCAGTGCTGCTGATTAGACCAACCTTGGAGAGCCCAAAATCTGTCAACTGTAACATAAGGGATTAGACATTTGTGAGAAGTGACAATTAAACTCTATATGGCAGAACCTACACAAATGACacataacaaaaaataacaGCAGGTGCATGATATAACGCCAGAATGCTTATAGGATGCCCAAACTTATCTCCAacagtaaaaacaaaaaacaaacattaaagaACTGAGACCGCAAAATATTGACCTTGATATGACCATCTTGACCAATCAACAGGTTGTCTGGCTTCAAGTCTCTATGGATAACATTTAATGAATGCAAATACTCCAAAGCAAGAACctttaagaagaaaaaggaaagaaaaaaaagattacTTATGCTGTCATACCATCAATGAGAtacttttagagagagaaatgagaaagtGAATCCGGAgattggaaaagaaaagaagaattaATAATCCCTTACAACTTCTGCAATATATACGCGGGCCATATCTTCATCCAAGCAGCCTAGATTTCTCAATAAAGAGTAAAGATCTCCACCATTTAAGTACTCCATGACCAGATAAAGATTTTCCCTGCATGTGAAAGAATAGAAAAATCGGACCTGTTCATCATCAGAAGtacatgttagaaaagtctttCGACATGCAATGCATTCTTAAAGTGAAAAAACATGGGGACCCACTCACCACAAAGGGATTGCGAACCAATATAAGGATGTTACGCTCTGCCAAAATACTCTCAACGGCATTTTTACGGATCATATCAGCCTTTTTTAATACCTGCAGAAATGTACCACCATATCAGAATGTCTTGAAACATTAACTTGCAATCAAAAGATGGATTCCATGGCCATCATTTTTATCCATTTTTTCCACATGAAGGTCCAAAGGAACAATGTGCACTAATTCTCTTAAAACACAGAATCAAATAGACCTTTATAGCAAATAAGTCACCAGTCGCTCTTTTTCTGGCAAGAAAAACTCGTCCAAATGCACCCCTGCTTATTGGTTTTATTATCTCAAAATCTTCAATAGAAGTTCGATCCTTAGAACACGGATTGATGGGGCTGACACGCAGACTACGAACTGCTTCATCTTCCACCGAACTTTCTTCATCAGCCATACCATTTGATGAATCCAATTTTTCATCTTCTATCTGCCCACAAAGATGTACATATTTTTCCCTGCAAATTTCAGAATTACAATTAATCAGAGATCCTTTGATTAGACTTTAAATAATTAACCAACCATTTgaagaaatacaaaaaaaaaaaaaattgaccagAGAAGCTAAAAACTATACAATTTTGTTGATgctcaaatcaagaaaatcttTTGAGGGAATTCACATGTGTACAAAGCACAAGATATATCTGTAATAAAAATAGGCTTCCACTCACTGCAATAATTTTTCAATACGCCTTCCAAAAGTCTCTACAACGAGTGCATCCACCTTCCTGTCCTGGATAGCATATTTTAGGTCTTCCAGTCGTTCAAGCATATACTCCAATGCAGTGTAGTCACAATTGCTAACATTTGCAACAGAACGAGCGATGTCCAGTAGCTTGTGTATCTGTCCATCCATGGTCTAATTAAAATACGAACATCAAAGGAGCAGGTATCTACAAATACCCAGTTCCACCAGAAATGCATTCAACAGACTTTAAGTTGCAGAGCAACAAtagaaacttaaaacaaagtaTACGAACTTCACATTTAAGAGAAAAAGAAGTAAAAGCAGAATTTCCGGtcagaagaaaagaagaagtgGGACACCTGCTGAGAACTCTCTAGTTCCGGTATTGCTCTCCCTCCACTCAGCAGCATTTCAAGATGACTGGTTCTTGGTGTTTGTAATGGTGATCTTGGTGTCGAACTACCTGCTGACGAGGTTCTGGTGCCTTGTTCACGTATCAAAGCAGAATGTGCATCACATGAGATGTCAGGCAAAACATTCAGATCTTCCATAACAAAAGAGTTGTCAACATCAGGAATGCAATCAAGAATGCTTTCGGAGAACCGAGACAAGTCAATTCTCTTTGGTGACAACTCATTTGAATCCTCATGCATCTGTGATGGATACACTCTTGCAACATCAAAATTTCCTCGAGTTTCAATGCCTTTTGGTGTCCAAGATTCCATTATCCTTTCAAGAGCTTCAGCAACTCTTTCAAGTCGTTCATTCACAGTTAAACCCTTCAAGTCACACCTATCAGCAATTGTACATATTCGAGAGTGTTCCTCTACATGTACCGTTGGAATTTCAACCTCACATATGCGACAGATCATCAAATTTTCGTATGCAACATTCTGCTGGTCCATCCATATTCCCCAAGAAACAGTTTGTGCACTTGCAGACACCTCTGAGTGTTCAAGATGGCATGATGAAGTATCCAGATGTTCAGTACTGTAGTCACCACAAGTTTTTGTGTCATCTTTGGCATGCAAACGATCTGACTTTTCCTTTGACGGTGTGTCAGCAACATCATTGCCTTTCTGATTTTTCTCAGCAGCAGAGGGAAGTTTTTTCCAAGATGACATCCTATAGCTGCCAGTAGATTCAACGCTTTTGGCAGTACCAACCTCCACCTCCTCAACTCCACAATTTTTTTCCTGCTCACGAGActtcctcattttcttctcaTTCGCTTCCTTCCCACCCAGTGAACCACTATAGCTCTGCTGTGTAGCCTCCACAACTTGTTCTGGATAAACTCCAAGATCACTGAACTGATGAAGACTGAGAATGTGCTCTTCCTCATAGCCACTCTCTTTCTGGAACTGCACAAGCCGTGTGCACCGAGTGAGAATAAAAAGAAGACGGGTGTGGGCTTGTTTGAGGGCCCCCATTGGTATCTCTTGACGCCGGTCATCCAAATTCTGAACAATGCCTTCACACTTGACCCAAAATTCACTTGGAGACATCTTTGCACACCTCCGAGCAATAACCAACAAATCCTCAAAGTTCTCCTTCCATTCAGGATGAGACTGTGTAGACTTTTCAAGCATTCCGACCAAATCACCAGCAAATGCACCTAAATCAAAGTCAACCTCTTCCTTTAACTTCTCAAATCTTGCCTTGACCGCCACCATAATCTCCTAAAAGAATTTATAGTAGCCAGATAATTTAATGAGATtggccaaaacaaaaaatactcCGAGGCATAAAAATTGTATAAGCCAGGGCAAGGCAATAGTATTACCTCCATATGCCCGAATGCACGAGACTTCCACACAGGAAATGGTCGAACTCCTTTGGAGTTGAGCTCATGAGAGAAACTCTTAATTTCAGGtgctctcttctttcttccacTCGTGACACGCAGTATTGCCTGAAAACGCGGCGACTGCATTTCCTTTGAAAAGGCTGCATGATTACCCTACAATATATGCATTACACACAAACAACAGCATTGTCAAGCTTGTGAGCTACCTACATTTCTCCAACGAACTAAGTGTGCATGTATATatgtaattatatataatatatatgaaattcacTGACAATTTCCTTACCTCCAACATTGGATTGAGTAGTGATGCATTTCTGAGCGATTTTGATTGATTCCACTGCACAGATTTAGCTGTAAAGAAATCGCAAATTAGAACTCTAAACAATACACTTAAATGTATCTGATGAAACTCAATCAAGATTtcccaaaaaattaatataaattaaaaaaatatatatatacatatacatatacatatatatatatatatatgtacctgGTTGTAAGGGTACGTGTTTAGGTTTTGGTTTGACGGTGTACTTAACCCTACTCGATTCATCGCCGAAATTCAACGGCGCGCAGACGGAGGAAGAGAACCGAAGCGGCGACGGAGCCGATCGAGTCCGAATGTGATTGAGGCCGAGCGACGACGCCAATACGATCGGCGCGGCGTCTGCTATGCGCTCCGCACGATCATCGTCCTCATCTTCCTCGTCGTCTTCGTATCCCTCTTCGAATTCCTCTTCGaattctttgtcttcttggatCGTCTGACTAGGGCTTCGCCTAATCGGGATGGGAGGGATCTTAAGGAGCTTGGCTCTGGAGGGAGAGGAGACAGACAACGTCGTTCCGAGGTCTGATTTTTCGTCGGAGTTGGAAATCGGCGGCGGGTTTGAGGAAGGCGGAGGAGGGCTCGACATGGATACGACGTTTCGGGTTTGGATTCGGGTCCGGATTCGTCATGGGATtgtgagagacagagagagagagagggagggactGCTTTGGGGAGATTATCTCgcgggaagagagagagggcgtTAGAGATCGACACGAATCGGTTGCGGGGTTTGAAACGTGCTTCCCGCTAAACATGTATCTCGGGCGGGTTCGCCTGCGGTGAGGACTAGCGTAAGGATGTATATTCGCACGTATGGACGAAACGTCATATTCGCACGTGGTACCAAGCGGATCGGGCCGACCCAACCCGTTTAATAAAACATTAGCCCAGCCCGTGGCCCTGCACATTAAAAACGTTATATTTGgtgtatatatgtatttgtGACTAAAATTTtgtataatatatttttaatgatattGAGCCTAGTatctattattttaattttttttggttttaaagaatgtatccatatttTGAGTTTGTAGAATCTACCAACCGTTTTATGGTACAATAAGTTATTGGTTAATTTGATGAAATGTCTTAtatctatgtgtgtgtgtatgtgtagaCCCGTCCAGAATCAAATGTGTGTCATCATTTTTATAACCAAAAAAAACCACCACGTCGcttttgagaagaaaaaaaaaaggagtaacAACGTCGTTTGGACTGAAATATAAAGGCAAtatcgtttgaccaaaaaaattggCATCGTTTCCACCCTCCGCCATTAAGCCATTGCATATAATCATCATTCCAACCACTTGATATTGAGTCTCACGAACTTTATCACGCTTTCACGAAATGAACTTCATTGCGACTTCACCTTTCCGATCTTTCCGACCAACCAACTTGTCGAGGTAGATTTTGGAATTTCTACAATGAATGGTGGAATACCGACAAACAACTATAGCAATCTTTCCATCTCATAGTCTTAAGATTCTTAAAACGAAAACTACGTCAAACCAAGGTATCAAGTGGGTTGGCCCGACCTAACCCATTTAATAGAATATGAGCCCAACTTGTGGCCCTGCCAAGTTACCATCTTGTTcatcatcttcctcaaaatatttcttcttcctcttcatggtCATCAAACACTTGGGTTTTGATGATTTTCTTGTGACTCGTTCTGTGTCCGTCGAGCGCTTGATAAGATTGAAATACTTTGTCACAAGTCTCGCACTTGTACTTCTCCTAAGTCCGGAACAAAGCTCATGCCCGAAAACCCTAATTGACGCCGTTGTCAGACtcatcatcctcctcctcctcctccaatgACTCAACCACCCCATGTTTTACTTTTATCATTTTCCATTTATCCATCGAGAGCATGACAAGACACTTGACAACATCTTTAGTTGAAAAAGCATCAAAAACAGAACTCACCTACAATGTACAATGCACCAATCTACCTAGATGGTAAAAATGTAAGTAATGATGGTAATAACGTAAGTTTTGATGATTTTCTTGTGACTCACTTTGTGTCCGCCGAGCGCTTGATAAGATCAAAACACTTTGTCACAAGTCTTGCACTTGTATTTACCCTGAAGTCTGGACCAAGCTCAGGCCCGAAAACCCTAACCGACACTGTCATCAGACtcattctcctcctcctccaggGACTCATCCACCCCATTTTTACTTTTATCTTTTTCTATTTATCCATTGAGGGCATGATAAGACACCTGCCAACATCTTTAGCTGAAAAAGCATCAAAAACAGAACTCACCTACCAATGTACAATGTATGATGTACCAATCTATGGTAAAAATGCCAGTAATAATGATAATAacgtaattttatttttcttatgactCACTTTGCGTCAGTTGAGCTCTTGATAAGATCGAAACACTTTGTCACAGGTCTTGCACTTGTATTTCCCTTGAGTCTAGACCAAGCTCAGGCTCGAAAACCCAAACCGATGTCGTCATCGgactcatcctcctcctcctccgcagACTCATCCAcctcatttttacttttattttttcccATTTATCCTTCAAGAGCATAATTACAACATCTTTAGTTGAAAAAAGCATCGAAAACAGAACTCACCTACCAATGTACCAATCTACCTAGATGGTAAGTTTTGATGATGCTAATAAGCTATATCAATTTTCCATCTCATAATCTGAGGATTCTTACAACGAAAACTACATCAAACCTAGAGATGAAATGGGTCAAGCCGGCTTGGCCCACTTAATAAAACATTATCACAGCTCAGCCCAACCGGCAACCCGAACACATTAGAAAATGGCTATTATCATGtccgaaaaaaaccaaaacatataACTTACTGGAAAATAAGTCGGATTTGCTTaaggaatttgaattttgatcacCTAATTTGGGCCTTTGATGTTGCAAAAGTGGCAATTGGAAGGCCAATTTAACATCCAACTAAAATGTACGTTTGACCCTCACTATCCAAGTTTTGTTAGTTAACTTGTTACAACACATTAGAAACTTTGAGGTCTAATATTCCCACCAACTTATAAGCATGATTCCTTCAACCCTTCAACCTTCTTCTGTGAATTGTTTGTAGTACCCACAAAGACAGAGGTCATAAACCGCGGGAGCTCCAGCTAAAATGTGAACTTTGTGGGATCGATTATTTCATGAATATTCATCAACTGCGATTTAACTCTGGTTTGGTGCACATGTTGTTGTTCTTGTATGCAGTTTTTCTCCTTCGCGCAATCCATCAACTTATAATCGTTTGGTTTTGTGATCGGTTGCAGTTTTTGTTATCTCAGTTCATAGATCTCTAATTTGGCGAGGATTGGAAGGCGGCTGAGAATTTTTTGGGTGTGTTATCTCTGCTTCTGTTTATCCCAATtttaatatgtaattttttgGGTGTGTTATCTCTGCTTATGTTTATCCCAATTTTAATATGTATTTAGAATTGTTGGATTAAAAGGGGTTTGTGATTTGTTATAAAATATGAGTCAAATAGCtccaattttttaaagttttctGGTTTTGGTTTCTATTGAAAATAAGAAAACTGAGAGGGAAATTGTGATATTAAGTATAAAGTATTAAGTTTAATTACCTAGCTTTGTAGCTAATTTTATATCAATATTGATTCACACGTTTAATTTCCAATGAACTTATatgcattttccttttttttttttattaatttactgATTCAGTGAATAATTTTGGCTTTTAGATttgtttgaatatttttttgatTCAACTTGCAGGTTTAGTATCATTTTACAGCTTTCTACAACTCTttgttctttctctcttcctttatGTATTTTTAGTCAAATTGAACTGCTCTTTTTAACTTCAGATTTAACTAAAGTGTTTAGAACTTAGTTAAGTGGAAATTTACTCAGGTTTAATGATCTCTATGTGTTTGACAAAGTAAGCATATAATACCTCCACAGGTGAGGGGCCGGACAATTTGCAGGCCAACGTTAAGATTGTTCAGAGCATTAGAGGATAATGGTAATGGATATGAAATTGTTGTTTTATGACAAACACTGCATGTTGATGTTGGTAGTTTTAGTTTTTGCTCCACCAAATTGTATGATAAGATAATTCCAAGTTACGAACTTTTTTATTAGGCTTTGTAACGCCCCTGCATTGTGTATTCCTGAAATTATTTCCAAATTACAAACAGTGCCAATTTTCCAACATATTCTCTATAACCTATTCTATTGTTTTCTCTAATATACATGTTATTGCCCCCATTTTTTTTAAGGCAGTGTCTTAGGTACTATTAAATTAGTtttatgtcttttttttttatttgaaggcTGCTTCTTTTTCTCTGGCTTTTATTAAGATTCTGGGGTGTGCTTTGGATTTGCTACATATGGTCATATTTTTTGTCATTGGCTTTTTGTTCTGCTTAGTTATTTTTAATTGAGTGTTTTATCTggtatttcattttgttttgtttatttgtttcctttttatgtttaaatgtttttttttctttctaaatttagGCTTCTGGGAAATTCTTGCTCACTGTTTGGATTCCAAGAAAATTTAGGAGATGTCCAGTAATATTCACATCCTGAAAACTCAATGAAAATACATACTAATTTATGTGCCGCTGAAAATTTTGTTATCTGATTATGTTCTAATTAAAGatgatttatttgttttttttttattttaattatttcgtATTTATTTTGTGATTGCAGATGTTTAAATGATGGAGAGGTTTGCAAAGCTGTTACTCGGAGGAGACATGTCTGGATGAGGGAATGGTCTCTGCACTGCCCTTGCTATCTCAAATGCCATCACCAATCTCTCTGGTTAGTCACATTTCTCTTGGAATATGCATTTCCCTTGGTGATGAACTTAATAAAAAATGTGAGATGAGCAAATTGAAAAGTCTACTTTCTTCTCATATGCATGCTTTAACATATGTCGGTTTTAATTACTGATGAGCAAATTGGACAACGAGAGAAGCCAGTACGAAAGAAGTCGTGGTCGAGGTCGTGGACGTGGACGTGGACGTGGTTGGAACTTCAACAACCATAACAACTACGAAAGAGGAGGAAGCTCAACAAAAGGTTGGGAAGAGGGCGctcaaacttgaggtatgaaaaatctcaagttcaatgctacaattgtcaaaagtttgggcattttgcttgggaatgtagagctccaagcaacaggcttgatgagaaggtcaattatgtgaaagaagagaaagaagataatGGCGTTGTGCTACTAGCATACCAGAACAATGATGGAGACCAAGACCATACATGGTACCTTGACACCGGCGCCAGCAACCACATGTGTGGAAGAAGAAGCGTGTTCGTAGAGCTCAATGAATCAGTGAGTGGcaacgtttcttttggagaTGAATCCAAAATACCTGTAAAGGGAAAAGGTAACATTCTTATTCCCTTGAAAAATGGCGGtcaccaattaatttcaaatgtctactacgtgcccaatatgaaaagcaacattttgagtttgggtcaactcttagaaaaaggttatgattttcatacgaaaaattatatcctttttcttagagatgaccaaggaagattaattgccaaggcgaaaatgtcaaagaatagGATGTTTCCTATGAATATTCAAAATAATGTTGCAAAGTGTCTGAAGATATGTTACAAAGACGCATCTTGGCTTTGGCATCTTCGTTTTGGGCATTTTAACTTTGGGGGATTGGAGTTATTATCCAAGAAGGAGATGGTGAGAGGCTTACCGTGCATCAGTCACCCTGATCAAGTTTGCGAAGGATGTTTACTTGGGAAACAGTTCAGGAAAAGCTTTCCAAAGGAGTCGACCACAAGAGCCCAGAAGCCACTTGAGCTCATTCACACCGATGTGTGCGGCCCAATAAAACCAAGCTCTTtgggta
This genomic window contains:
- the LOC126628721 gene encoding probable serine/threonine protein kinase IRE isoform X1: MSSPPPPSSNPPPISNSDEKSDLGTTLSVSSPSRAKLLKIPPIPIRRSPSQTIQEDKEFEEEFEEGYEDDEEDEDDDRAERIADAAPIVLASSLGLNHIRTRSAPSPLRFSSSVCAPLNFGDESSRVKYTVKPKPKHVPLQPAKSVQWNQSKSLRNASLLNPMLEGNHAAFSKEMQSPRFQAILRVTSGRKKRAPEIKSFSHELNSKGVRPFPVWKSRAFGHMEEIMVAVKARFEKLKEEVDFDLGAFAGDLVGMLEKSTQSHPEWKENFEDLLVIARRCAKMSPSEFWVKCEGIVQNLDDRRQEIPMGALKQAHTRLLFILTRCTRLVQFQKESGYEEEHILSLHQFSDLGVYPEQVVEATQQSYSGSLGGKEANEKKMRKSREQEKNCGVEEVEVGTAKSVESTGSYRMSSWKKLPSAAEKNQKGNDVADTPSKEKSDRLHAKDDTKTCGDYSTEHLDTSSCHLEHSEVSASAQTVSWGIWMDQQNVAYENLMICRICEVEIPTVHVEEHSRICTIADRCDLKGLTVNERLERVAEALERIMESWTPKGIETRGNFDVARVYPSQMHEDSNELSPKRIDLSRFSESILDCIPDVDNSFVMEDLNVLPDISCDAHSALIREQGTRTSSAGSSTPRSPLQTPRTSHLEMLLSGGRAIPELESSQQTMDGQIHKLLDIARSVANVSNCDYTALEYMLERLEDLKYAIQDRKVDALVVETFGRRIEKLLQEKYVHLCGQIEDEKLDSSNGMADEESSVEDEAVRSLRVSPINPCSKDRTSIEDFEIIKPISRGAFGRVFLARKRATGDLFAIKVLKKADMIRKNAVESILAERNILILVRNPFVVRFFYSFTCRENLYLVMEYLNGGDLYSLLRNLGCLDEDMARVYIAEVVLALEYLHSLNVIHRDLKPDNLLIGQDGHIKLTDFGLSKVGLISSTDDLSGPSVSGTGFVPDDELKSESSSERAQRQKHSIVGTPDYLAPEILLGMGHSATADWWSVGVILFEVLVGIPPFNAEHPQQIFNNIINRDIPWPKVPEEMSPEAYGLIDKLLTDNPVQRLGATGTREVKQHPFFKDINWDTLARQKAMFIPSTDAHDTSYFMSRYIWNPEDDHVNGASDFDDMTETCSSGSCSNIQDEDGDECGSLADFSAPNLDVQYSFSNFSFKNLSQLASINYDLLVKNTKESPDASKSSVP
- the LOC126628721 gene encoding probable serine/threonine protein kinase IRE isoform X3, whose amino-acid sequence is MSSPPPPSSNPPPISNSDEKSDLGTTLSVSSPSRAKLLKIPPIPIRRSPSQTIQEDKEFEEEFEEGYEDDEEDEDDDRAERIADAAPIVLASSLGLNHIRTRSAPSPLRFSSSVCAPLNFGDESTKSVQWNQSKSLRNASLLNPMLEGNHAAFSKEMQSPRFQAILRVTSGRKKRAPEIKSFSHELNSKGVRPFPVWKSRAFGHMEEIMVAVKARFEKLKEEVDFDLGAFAGDLVGMLEKSTQSHPEWKENFEDLLVIARRCAKMSPSEFWVKCEGIVQNLDDRRQEIPMGALKQAHTRLLFILTRCTRLVQFQKESGYEEEHILSLHQFSDLGVYPEQVVEATQQSYSGSLGGKEANEKKMRKSREQEKNCGVEEVEVGTAKSVESTGSYRMSSWKKLPSAAEKNQKGNDVADTPSKEKSDRLHAKDDTKTCGDYSTEHLDTSSCHLEHSEVSASAQTVSWGIWMDQQNVAYENLMICRICEVEIPTVHVEEHSRICTIADRCDLKGLTVNERLERVAEALERIMESWTPKGIETRGNFDVARVYPSQMHEDSNELSPKRIDLSRFSESILDCIPDVDNSFVMEDLNVLPDISCDAHSALIREQGTRTSSAGSSTPRSPLQTPRTSHLEMLLSGGRAIPELESSQQTMDGQIHKLLDIARSVANVSNCDYTALEYMLERLEDLKYAIQDRKVDALVVETFGRRIEKLLQEKYVHLCGQIEDEKLDSSNGMADEESSVEDEAVRSLRVSPINPCSKDRTSIEDFEIIKPISRGAFGRVFLARKRATGDLFAIKVLKKADMIRKNAVESILAERNILILVRNPFVVRFFYSFTCRENLYLVMEYLNGGDLYSLLRNLGCLDEDMARVYIAEVVLALEYLHSLNVIHRDLKPDNLLIGQDGHIKLTDFGLSKVGLISSTDDLSGPSVSGTGFVPDDELKSESSSERAQRQKHSIVGTPDYLAPEILLGMGHSATADWWSVGVILFEVLVGIPPFNAEHPQQIFNNIINRDIPWPKVPEEMSPEAYGLIDKLLTDNPVQRLGATGTREVKQHPFFKDINWDTLARQKAMFIPSTDAHDTSYFMSRYIWNPEDDHVNGASDFDDMTETCSSGSCSNIQDEDGDECGSLADFSAPNLDVQYSFSNFSFKNLSQLASINYDLLVKNTKESPDASKSSVP